In Lathyrus oleraceus cultivar Zhongwan6 chromosome 2, CAAS_Psat_ZW6_1.0, whole genome shotgun sequence, the DNA window gcctgcccacataacaggacaggtcttccagactacatgaagtcaaaggaattatacctcaatggttaagcaaccaagcaaagcaaaagcaagttcaaaagaactcaaagcaacttaggtacctgttgaaaaatctaaaccaatcagttcatagttcagacaatcaaacagacaacagtcatcaGGCAATAGTACACAGACAGACATTAGGCCACAATGAGAAAAGCACAAGCCATTAGGCAACTTGTTCTCAAAGCCTATaaaacaactcaatattagccaacatcaatcaagtaatcaactcaaatgaatgaaccactccaatcatggcaatgtgcctttgaacctgaaatccacaatctaaacagtgagtccaaaccactaggtcaaagcctagggtcaaaagagagtcaaacattcaaaacagaacttgaaatttaacatgaattaacttcaatcacatcttgaaacattccaaaaggtctcatatcaatatcattaaccaaaagcatttcatgatcaattgaagttcaaggcaattttaaagctcaaatgtgaccaaccagaatgaaaaatctcaattaaatcagaaatgattcaaataattccagcaaaattcatgagtaatcacaacatctataacatgcatcacacaaaaaatcaggagcataggatatcatttggcatggcaaacacatcattcaagttgaacatcacaaggtgtgacacaaattgtcacaccaacttagcacattcataaaacagaaatgacaagtgataaaaataccaaatcaacaccaaaatgtcaggaaatgtgtctagtttcatcatgcaaaatttcacattcattggatcaaagaccaacatttcacaacatgataaccaaggcaaggtcaattatggacatgtactcaaacattctagcaccaaaaaatattcagccaagcacaacttgcattttaatactcataaaaaactagataaaatgaggaacacaatgcaaaaaattagaggtcatttggatcaattttcaatttatggtgatttttagaagttgaggaaaatttgaaatgaaatgTGAAGCAAGCATGGCAAATGATGGAAAAGAGGAAAATACAAGGCGCTTGGAAATGTCCTGGCCAAGAATCGAACCGAGGGATAATTTGAAATCACCAGCGCGCCAACAGCCAAAACGACTGCGTTTTGACCTTAAACCCTAAAACGCGCGCGCTGCATGGCTTTTAAAAATTCGCAGCAAATCCACATGCGTTTCCCAGCAGAATCCGCAGGAAAACTGGAGAATGTATGAACACGATaaagatcatgaagatcttcatctggaaatttccagaaataAAAAATGTGTCCAGAAATCACAATTAATCACAGCATTCGAATCACCAGGTCATGTACATGCAAGATACACAaatcattcatgcaaaaacatcaaaataTGCTTGGATAGAAGGAATCACAAAATCTACATCAAAACTTTAAATGCACGGATCTTTGTGAATATAGCACCAAATCATTCCAAATTTGTACCAGGATTACCACCATTCAAAGATCTACACAATAGGCGTAATGAATTTGtgaattaaagaggtcgaaaaagtaacctcttgatgaacagCAACTGAAATCACGTGTTACAAGGCTTGACAAGTCCTCAGATCTCTTCCAATATGCTtcttgagatgaatgatgatgagTGTGAGGCTCAAATGCACATGAATCCAGCtaaatctccaactgccatggatgcttcacTCTTTGCACCTAACTCAAACAGCCACGATTTCTTCTGAATTTTGGTCCAAATGTGCTCAACAATACCTTAGGATAATGAATGGATCAACGAAAAGTGTTtaggtttgaagaattttggaaaaaatgtgagagaaaaatttggagaatttggTGATTCTAGATCTACAATTGATGATTCTGatcaaaacagttatgattaagcatatatactccatgctaatcatgtttaagaaaggtttagggcaaatgcaaatgagGTTAATCACTTTtaaggtgtaagtgcaaaaatgcattttctacttcatgcaccttcatgcacgtgaacagtgcatgttcttgatccaaaatgccaaaaaatgagttcatgcatatattggaattggtttggtatgcatatgttcaaccaagatgagtttatgaaatttttcccaaaaatcttcatgaatgcaccaatgattatgcaatgagatttcatgccaagtgatagtatgcttggaaaatacatgttacaaggatcaaagtgcaaaaagaaccacccaaattggagttttggtttgaaagttatgctcatttgaagtttaaaccacactttgccatgattggaccatatcttctcaaccacacatgagaaatccatgatcttggactttttggaaatgggagagaaagatattcaactttcatgttggacaaaatttaatttgaagctttcttgatgatgtaatcttgagttgaagttggtctaaaacctttccatttttggaaagttcaaattacaggtcagctgctatttttggaaagtcttgacctgacctcaaattcttcaatgttgatgtttgagatgtcaaatgagacttgtttacacatgaatgaggcctctctagccacttcccaccttcaaatccatggtggactgtgcagttgacttctgttgacttttcaGGTATCAAATGATTTGCCcatggactgatgagttctgagccttcaattcttggccaacccacttcaaaatgatccttgggtcatgtgaactcatgggagccaccctagggctttgatctcatggacAATGCTCTTACTtgcttgcacagttgaatcttctaaccaatcttgactgatgacaagatggactatgcaatgacaatgcaatgttaatgacctaaaatgaaaatgtatacacaaatgggaggtgcaaatttgaggtgctacagacACCATGCTACAAGATTAAAAAGAGGATCTCCTCGACAAGAGTAGTTAGAAGACTTGAAGATGTTTTTGGATAGAATCAGTTAAGAGATTTAAGAACAGTTGTCGACATTAGTAGCAGTTGAGAGGAAATTTCAAAGATCAACATGTGGAAGCAAAGTAGAGAACAGAAGGCCACACGTTGGTGTATGTGTTGAGTGTCAGAGAAGTAATCGTTATTGACAGTTATGAAAGTTTAGTGTATAAGCAAATTTTATTCATGTAACAAGGGTTCAAATTTTTTATTAGTATTCTCTATAGAACTCGAGTATCTAAGTCACAAAGAGAAAAAAGTTTGTAAGGAAACATGTATGAATCTGCGTCCATGTTCTTAAGTTTTTAACCCAAGCATTTTATTTGATTTCTTTTACTATTTTTctttatttgttttatattatCGAAGAACTATGTGTTATTCGTACTGGAATTCTTATCCAATCTCTCTACATTCAAATATAAAATAACCAAGCACATACATACTTTCTCAAATTTTTTGCACAAAAtatccatatatatatatatatatatatatatatatatatatattatatatatatatatatatatatatatataatatatatatttagTTTAATCACTTAAGTGAACAAAAACTTGTAATTTGATTTACTAAAAATAATGGTAAATAGTATATGAATGTCCGGACCCTCCAAGAGCGACACCATGAATATTTCTACATAAAATACGAGGTCTTAGACCCCCAGCCTCTCTTAAATGATATTTGGGGTGCTCTAGTACCCGAGAACTTAAATTACCTTCATTTGTGAAGTTTGATGGAAATAGTGACCCCCCCAAGAGCATATCACTCTAAAGACAATATTCAAACTTAATGAGAATGCCAAGTTAAATAAAGTATGGTACCTTGTGGTAGATGCTCCTTGCTTGTACAACATAATCATTGGCAATATTTTTTCAACTTTCTATGAGCCGCCATGTCAACTCTCTATCTATGTGTGTCGTTTTTGTTACTAAGTGGTTGTATTGGCATGATCCAAAGAGATAAAAAACACTCGAAGATGTTCTGAAGACAATTCGTCAACGGGATGAATTTGGTAGATTTAGACCCCATGATAGAGCTTGAGAAATAGAGGCTCACATTCGTAGAGGACCCGGAAGAAGTCTAAATTAGACCTCAGTAATTCCAAACTACCAAAATCGACACGTCTATAACAAAAGCTAAAGAGGATGACCTGGTCTCTTTGCCTACGAAAAATCTCGAACTATTTCCTTGGTCCCCTATGACGTGCCCGAAATGGACACCAGAGTCGTGTGTCAATGACTCCATCAACCCCATATTGAAACCAGTAGCGCATAGAAAACAAAAGGTTGACGAAGAAAATAGGCTGCTATTGATGAAGAAGCAAGAAAGCTAAGGGAATGAGGTTTCATCACAAAGATCAAGTATCCGACTTGGTTACTACATCTGGTGCTGGTTCGCAAGTCGTCATAGAAGTGATAAATGTTTGTAGACTTCACATATCTAAATACGGTGTGTCCTAAAGATCCTTATCCGCTACCAAACATCGATAAGTTGGTAGATGAATCCTTAGGATACAAATTTTCGAGCTTCACGAACACCTACTCTAACTATAACCAAATAAAGATGGATCTGCTAGACGCACCTAAGACGTCCTTCATGTCAAACAAATATAGCTATTAATACAATGTTGTGCCTTTTGATTGAAGATCACATGCGCCACCTACCAAAGTTATCAGACGTCATATCTTCCAATCAAATACGACATACCTTATATGGGGGTGGTAAAACAAGTCAAGTCCATTGGGCATGCCTGTTTTGCTCGCACTTAGTGCGGGGTGGGTTAAAAGGTTTAACCTCGTACCCTATAATACGCTCGTCCCCTGCCCTGCCTTATTTTTTTGCGGGCTCGAGCATtaacataatttttttttgtatttttagaCTTAAAAGATGCAGTGCCGATGGACTCGTCCCGCTCCTCCCTCACCTTTTTAGGGACGATCAAGATTTTAGGCCTCCATCCTCAACTATGATGGTCTCTTCCTGACGCACCTTACCTTTTTGCAGGCGCGAACATCAacatatttttttatatttttagaCTTAAAAGGTGCAGTGTCCACGGGCCGCCCCTGCTCTACCATTATTTTTTTCGAGATGAGTCAAAGTTTTAGGCCACCATCCTCAACTATGCTCGTCCCATCCCATTTTTTTACGGACTCTTACATGACATACATGTTCATTTGCCACCTCTAACCTTAAAAATGTATACCGATGAAATGGTCGTGAATACTCCAGAAGAAAGAAATCACTATCATAATCTTGAAGAAATCTGAAAAGAAATCACTATCATAATCTTGAAGAAATCCTAAAATTAGTTGTGAGTTATAACATCGGTATGAACCTCCTCTAAATGCTATTTTAAGATTTAGGTAGCCAAATTCTTAAAATTCCTAAAATTAGTTGTGAGTTATAACATCGGTATGAACCTCCTCTAAATGCTATTTTAAGATTTAGGTAGCCAAATTCTTAAAATTCGTAATGACCCGAAGACTTGAATTTCCTCCTTAAAACATACATTTGTATCAATAATCACTTTAATTCGTGACACTATAAACATAAAATActataaaatattaaattatcAAAGTCCACTAGATTCTTTCTATTAAAAATAATTAAGCTTATTTTAAACTCCACATTTTGTCATTTCCAAAACTttaattttaatttgaaaatGTGACTATCCTCCAATCGAGATTCCATTCTTGAATCTATACGCGGTGTTCTAAGACTGTGTAGTCCACGCTACACATCATCACTAATAGATGacaaaattattattttaatgtgttgatttttttttttaaaaaacatgCAATAGTTAGATACATGGAAGCGTCGCATCGGGCACACGAAATTGACTGAGAGAATCTAATGCCTAAGTTGGTCCGTCACCGTCCGTCCACTTATTAATTActatctttatttttatttataaaaaaattaattttttaaatttattaaatagtcaatttatatgatttaatatatataaattgttcaataaattaataattaatttaaaaattaattattaaaaaagaaaaaaattatatactgacagtgtaaaatatttttacactaTCAATTAATTAGAGACGTGTATGCCGCCAAATCAAAtgtttaattttaaaatattgatATGACATGATAGAACGTTATAATTTTATTGGATGATGGTGTATATCGACAATGAACTATCTTTAATCTcttattaaaaatatattttaataaaaaaatttattttttatttataaaataatcaagagattaattactatacactgtcagtataaaaagttttacacaatcggttcatcaccatcacccgtttgtattactttatagatttttaaaataaaaatcaaacttcttttaatatccaacgctcataattaagtgatggtgtaaaactcttttacactgacagtgtatttcaattaatctcaatAATCAATTTATATAGtcgaatatatatatatacatatatatatatatatatatatatatatatatatatatatataatatatatatattataatatatatatatatatatatatatatatatatatatagttaaaATACATTTTTCAATTAGTTTAAAAGTTATCGAATTCATTTCCATTAGAAAACTAAATCATATGCATTGACCAGAAAAAAGTTAAAAAAACAAACAAACCAATTCTTTAAATTGGATTCAATTCATTGCCACCACAAACCTCATTCCACTTTATTCGTAACAATTCTCTCTCAAGCCCTTTTTCTACCATCACGCAACAGAGATGGAAAACCAAAACAAGAACACGGCGAGAAAACCCAGATTTTTGTGCCTTCATGGCTTTCGAACAAGTGGAGACATAATGAAAAAACAGATACATAAGTGGCCACAAAATGTTCTAGACAAACTCGATCTTGTTTTCGCCGATGCACCTTTTCCCTGCACAGGAAAATCTGATGTTGAGGGAATTTTCGATCCTCCTTATTACGAGTGGTTCCAGTTCAACAAggttttatttttattaatacAGTAATTATGTTTCATCTATTGTCTCTGTTAATTAACATATTATACAAAAACAACAGGAATTTACAGAGTACACCAACTTTGATGAGTGTTTACGATTCATTGAGGATTACATGATCAAACATGGACCGTTCGATGGTTTTCTTGGATTCTCACAGGTGGCAATTTTGAATGATTATTGTGGTTGTGTTTGGTTTATGATAATTGATATAAGGTTCTGAATCTGTGTTTGAATTTTTACAAATTAGGGGGCAATATTATCAGGTGCACTGCCGGGTCTTCAGGAGAAGGTAGTTATTAGAAAACTATACACTTTTCTTGACTTTGAATTCCTCTTTCCACGTTCCACTATTCATGCAGTGTTTTCTTTTATAGGGTGTGGCATTGACGAAGGTTCCGAAAGTGAAGTTCCTTATAATAATAGGAGGAGCTAAGTTTTTGGCACCTTCAGTGGCAGAGAAAGCATATTCTTCACCAATTGGTTGCCCCTCTCTACATTTTATAGGTACATCTGTCTTTCCTCTTTCACTTTAGAATGCATTTACAGATAAGTATATTTTTAAGTTCTTTATCCTATCAAGTTTAGTTTGTGCAAATAATTTCATATATTTTAGTCTTCTCAATTGGtagaatttttttattttttttagatTGAGATTAATTGATAACCTTCTCAGTATATAAAAAGCTTTATATGGTTAGTGCATTACAactatttataaataataaatttatttttaaaatttatttaataacCAATATATCTGAATTATATCATGAAATAGATATATTGATTATTCAATTAATTTTAAAAGTTTTTTTTCCTTATAAATAAAACTAGAAATATAATGGTATTTTAGATTAATTAAAGTAAAAATCAAATAATTTAACAATTATGATTAATTAATTTatgtatatcaattaaattttCTTAGTTTTTGAAATTACTAAGTGAGACTAAATATAGATGAACATATTTGtttaataaattataaaatatattttaaaatttcaAGCTAATACCATCTAAATGAAATAATTTAAAGGTAGTGCACGTACTTCTTTGCATCCATACTCTTGGAACTAACATCCtgcaatttttttaaaaaaaatattcgTAATTTAAGTAAATCAATAAATTATATTGTATTTTTTATTCCtctattaaaaaaatttattttttagattatttaaaaaattaatgTATCTAGATTATATGTTGTTCAAATATATTGATTTTTTAATTAATCTAAA includes these proteins:
- the LOC127118700 gene encoding uncharacterized protein LOC127118700, with the translated sequence MENQNKNTARKPRFLCLHGFRTSGDIMKKQIHKWPQNVLDKLDLVFADAPFPCTGKSDVEGIFDPPYYEWFQFNKEFTEYTNFDECLRFIEDYMIKHGPFDGFLGFSQGAILSGALPGLQEKGVALTKVPKVKFLIIIGGAKFLAPSVAEKAYSSPIGCPSLHFIGESDFLKQHGKDLIESCVEPVVIHHPKGHTVPRLDDKSSNVMIDFIERVQKDISKTKE